One window from the genome of Roseomonas haemaphysalidis encodes:
- a CDS encoding ketopantoate reductase family protein — MKICVFGAGAIGGHVATRLALGGADVSVVARGAQRDAIAADGLHVSARDGEHSARPRVGTPAELGVQDAVIVTVKAPALPQVAEAIGPLLGPDTAVAFVMNGIPWWYFDRHGGALDGRRLPEIDPGDVLRRAVGVERTLGGVVYSACTVTSPGRIRVENAVNRVILGEPDGSESPRAQAIADVLNKGGMVGEVTTDIRTAVWSKLVTNLAFGPFAILSRLGAGPSTQDPVVRTAMTRAMEEAVAVANALGQPVQTDVGKRVAELSRSAHKASILQDLELGRPMEVASLFRVPLELARMAGVDTPTLDLAVALATQQANAAGLFQTAA; from the coding sequence ATGAAGATCTGCGTATTCGGTGCCGGGGCCATCGGCGGCCACGTGGCGACGCGGCTGGCGCTGGGCGGCGCGGACGTGTCCGTGGTGGCGCGCGGCGCGCAGCGCGATGCCATTGCCGCCGACGGCCTGCATGTCTCGGCCAGGGACGGCGAGCATTCCGCCCGCCCGCGCGTCGGCACGCCGGCGGAGCTGGGCGTACAGGACGCGGTGATCGTCACCGTCAAGGCACCGGCCCTGCCGCAGGTGGCGGAGGCGATCGGGCCGCTGCTTGGCCCGGACACGGCGGTGGCCTTCGTGATGAACGGCATCCCATGGTGGTATTTCGACCGCCATGGCGGCGCGCTGGATGGCCGGCGCCTGCCGGAGATCGACCCAGGCGATGTGCTGCGCCGCGCCGTGGGCGTGGAGCGCACCCTGGGTGGCGTGGTGTATTCCGCCTGCACCGTCACCTCGCCCGGGCGCATCCGGGTGGAAAATGCCGTCAACCGCGTGATCCTGGGCGAGCCCGACGGCAGCGAAAGCCCGCGGGCGCAGGCGATCGCGGATGTGCTGAACAAGGGCGGCATGGTGGGCGAGGTGACGACCGACATCCGCACGGCGGTGTGGAGCAAGCTGGTCACCAACCTCGCTTTCGGCCCCTTCGCCATCCTGTCCCGCCTCGGTGCCGGCCCGTCGACGCAGGACCCGGTGGTGCGGACCGCGATGACGCGGGCGATGGAGGAGGCGGTGGCCGTCGCCAACGCCCTCGGCCAGCCTGTGCAGACCGATGTCGGCAAGCGCGTGGCGGAACTGTCGCGCTCGGCGCACAAGGCGTCCATCCTGCAGGATCTGGAACTCGGGCGGCCGATGGAGGTGGCGTCCTTGTTCCGGGTGCCGCTGGAGCTGGCGCGCATGGCCGGCGTGGACACGCCGACCCTCGACCTCGCCGTGGCCCTGGCGACGCAGCAGGCCAACGCCGCCGGGCTGTTCCAGACCGCCGCCTAG
- a CDS encoding M20 metallopeptidase family protein, whose amino-acid sequence MPDDIRRNDPSGQIRSAAAAATPRLVELRRDIHAHPELAFEEVRTAGIVAAELARLGIPHKTGIGRTGVVGMIEGGRPGPTLAIRADMDALPIHEETGLDYASTVDGKMHACGHDIHTVTLLGVAEVLRGMAPSFAGRIKLVFQPAEEVLGGAEAMIADGVMDGVDMALGFHNHPDMPVGRFGFVRGACLAAADRFDLVVRGKSGHAAHPYAAVDPIVAAAHFVTQAQTVVSREVKPLQPAVVTIGMSAGGTTYNIIPERVVLKGSVRTLDPEARDVAEAALRRLAEGIALGMRVECQMDYRRMVPPLLNSDRVLDPALAALAAQFGAGLVDEGVPSMGSEDFSAFATRVPAMQLRIGSSAPGRHDALHNAGYQPDEGSIPAGVEALSRIALELLA is encoded by the coding sequence ATGCCCGACGATATCCGCCGCAACGACCCCAGCGGTCAAATCCGCAGCGCCGCCGCCGCCGCCACGCCCAGGCTTGTCGAATTGCGCCGGGACATCCATGCCCATCCGGAATTGGCGTTCGAGGAAGTGCGCACCGCCGGCATCGTCGCTGCCGAGCTGGCCCGCCTCGGCATCCCGCACAAGACCGGCATCGGCCGCACCGGCGTGGTCGGCATGATCGAGGGTGGCCGCCCCGGCCCGACCCTGGCGATCCGCGCCGACATGGACGCCCTGCCGATCCATGAGGAAACCGGCCTGGACTACGCCAGCACCGTGGACGGCAAGATGCATGCCTGCGGGCACGACATCCACACCGTCACCCTGCTCGGCGTGGCCGAGGTGCTGCGGGGCATGGCACCGTCCTTCGCCGGCCGCATCAAGCTGGTGTTCCAGCCCGCCGAGGAAGTTCTGGGCGGTGCCGAGGCGATGATCGCCGACGGGGTGATGGACGGGGTCGACATGGCGCTCGGCTTTCACAACCACCCCGACATGCCGGTGGGCCGCTTCGGCTTCGTGCGCGGTGCCTGCCTGGCGGCGGCGGACCGGTTCGACCTGGTGGTGCGCGGCAAATCCGGCCACGCCGCGCATCCCTACGCCGCGGTGGACCCGATCGTGGCGGCGGCGCATTTCGTGACCCAGGCGCAGACGGTGGTGTCGCGCGAGGTCAAGCCGCTGCAGCCGGCGGTGGTCACCATCGGAATGTCGGCCGGCGGCACCACCTATAACATCATCCCCGAGCGCGTGGTCCTGAAGGGCTCGGTCCGCACCCTGGACCCCGAGGCGCGGGACGTGGCGGAAGCGGCCCTGCGCCGGCTGGCCGAGGGCATCGCGCTCGGCATGCGGGTGGAATGCCAGATGGACTACCGCCGCATGGTGCCGCCGCTGCTCAACAGCGACCGGGTGCTCGACCCCGCCCTGGCCGCCCTGGCCGCGCAGTTCGGCGCCGGGCTGGTCGACGAGGGCGTGCCCAGCATGGGGTCCGAGGATTTCTCGGCCTTCGCGACGCGGGTGCCGGCGATGCAGTTGCGGATTGGCTCCTCCGCCCCGGGGCGGCATGATGCGCTGCACAACGCCGGCTACCAGCCGGACGAGGGCAGCATCCCGGCGGGTGTCGAGGCCTTGTCCCGGATCGCGCTGGAGCTGCTGGCCTGA
- a CDS encoding DUF1491 family protein has translation MEPRLKAGLWAKAAIRMADLSGRSAMVLRKGDEDAGGILCLLRGRDGCVVLAQTRDPEGRPAWQRGTGRQPVPEPEAEAYVARQTARDPDLWVIEFDTPDLVPPFEARLV, from the coding sequence ATGGAACCAAGACTGAAAGCCGGCCTCTGGGCCAAGGCGGCGATCCGCATGGCCGACCTGTCCGGCCGCTCCGCCATGGTGCTGCGAAAGGGCGACGAGGATGCCGGCGGCATCCTGTGCCTCCTGCGCGGGCGCGACGGCTGCGTGGTGCTGGCGCAGACGCGCGACCCGGAAGGCCGCCCCGCGTGGCAGCGCGGCACCGGCCGGCAGCCGGTGCCGGAGCCGGAAGCCGAGGCCTACGTGGCCCGGCAAACGGCGCGCGACCCCGACCTGTGGGTGATCGAGTTCGACACGCCGGACCTCGTGCCGCCGTTCGAGGCCCGGCTGGTGTAG